In Paenibacillus sonchi, the genomic stretch TTCTTGATGCGTTCGTATTCTTCTTCAATCGCTTTGGAGAGCAGTTCGGTTGCCGTCATATTCAGCTTTTTAGCGGCTTCAGCCAATTCTTTTTTTATGTAGGCCGGTACATCATAATGAAACTTCACCTTATTCCCGTACGCCAATGCAAGTTCCTCCTATCCCATGACTTCTTGATATTTCTTTTCAATAATCCGGATCAGCAGCTGGGTGGCCGACACATCTTGTAAAGCTGCCGCTTCGATCAACTTCTCCTTAATCTCGGGCTGAAATTCATAAGGCAACTTCAATTTAGGTTCAACCATCCGGCCATCTAGTGTTTTTTCAGCATCTATGGCAAGCTCCAGCAAAGTTTGAAACGAAGATTCACTAGTGGCCTCTCTTCCGTACTTTGGCAACACACGCACCAGATATTGCTTTAGGGCTTTTTGATTCTCTTCCGTTATTTCGATACTCAAACTTTCCCCCACAAGCTTAAGCTCACAATCAACGCTGTAGCCGAACAAGTTAATCGAGTATTTCATATTCAGCCTCCTTTTGTTATCTTTTGCTATTATATAGCGATTCGTTACGTTGCACAATATTTATTCCATGTTTTGAGCTGTTTTCTGCCTTTTTTGATTATAATGCACATAAGTTCAACAGAATGGTGAAAAATGTATTTTGTATATAGCGTTACGCAACGTTATATAATATAATATAGGCATAAACCTATTGAAAGGATGAGCAAATTATGGATCTGCAATCACTTGTACAGTTAGTCGGCAACGTTGGATTTCCAATTGCCTTGTCCATCATTCTTCTCCAAACGATTCTGGTTACATTCAACCGGCAAGTGGAAGGGCTAGAGAAGCGGTTATCCCAGCTTGAGAAAACAATGAATATGCTGGTCAAAACATTCCATCAGTCTGCCTTACGTGTCCCCCCACAAGGACAAAATAAGGAGGAGAGCAAACACTGACTATATTTATTAATCATTCATGTCAACATTGAAAAAATCAACCCTTCTTAAGACGCGCTTGCCGCTGGATAATCAAAAAAACAGGACCGCGGATCGAAAGTCTTTCCTTTCAACCCGCAGTCCTGTATACATTACTCATGCAAAATGAAGATAGGCCTCCCCTTGAATACTTTACAGCTTCAAGATTTTACGCGCTCTTTCCTTAACACCGGCCAGCTCGGATTCAGACATTTCGCAATAGCTGCTGTTGTCTTCCGTGGTATTGGCATGCTGTACATACGCAAGCTTGGTGTCTTTTTGGACAATGGTATAGAACCAGGTGTTCTTCGGAACATTGTAGACCTTGCCGATTTCCATCTCGATCAGATCAATATCGAACTGGTCCTTCTTCCGGTCCGCCACCAGGAGTATGGCTTTTCCGTTGATCAGAATGAACTGTTCGTCGGTCTCCAGGTGGACCTCCAGACGGTGGATTCCGTCAATGTCGTTATCCGGTTTCCAGTTCTTGATGCACACGAGCCATTCGTCGTTTTTATAAACGCATTGGATGCCTATGCCGTCATATGCATAAATGTCAGCTTTCATCGCAAATCCCTCTTCCTCAGCTATTGCTGCAGATAATATTAACTTCGTCCATTTATCCCAGGTGCTTCTGGAACCAGGCCAGCGAATCGCGCATTGCTTTCTCCGGGTCCAGCACATATCTCCGGTCCAGCAGCTCAAGGCCTAAATACCCCTTATACCCGCTGTCATTCAGCGCCTGCAGTGCTTCTTCCAGCGGCAGCCTGCCTTCGCCGGGCACCAGATGTCCTCCGGGGTTGCCGTCTACAAAGTGCACGTACCCCAGGTTACCGCCGAGTTCTCTGATAAAGTCGTGAATCGTATCTTTTCCTGTAACCGCCATGACATCCGTATCCGCCAGCCCCTTCAGATTCGGACTCCCTACCTCTTTAATCATTCGTGAGATATGCTCGGCGCTGTTAAATACATGGGTAGAATATGAGGTGAACGCTTCCACAGGTAAAATGATGCCTTCTTTTTCTGCGGTTTTGCAGATCTCGCCAAGCGATTCCCTGCACCATTTCCACATTTCCGACTCATCTTCATCCAGATAGGCAAGTCCTGTAGTCACCAGCATCTGGTCACACTCCATAAGAGCGGCCACTTCAATATGCCGGCAGAAAAATTCCACGCTTTTCTTACGGTACACCGGGTCCGGATGACTGATACTGATCGGGTAGACACTCTGTTCGGGGGTAAGGCAAATGACTTTGAGCCCCCGGTCTTTTATTTTGCGCTTCAGGTGCTGAACATCCTGCGGGGTGTAATAATCCAGGTGGAAATGAGGACCCGACGCCCACAGCTCAATATTTTCGAATCCGAGCCGGGCGGCCGAATCCAGAAAATAATCCAGTGAATAGCGTTTGTAATGAAAGTTAGCAGCGGCAACTTGATTAAGCTGTATCATAATAATCTTCTTCCTCCCTTGTTATCCTTCATATCATCCATACTTCTACGCACACCTAGATAAGAGCGTTTCCAATTAAAGTGGCGGTGACTACAGATACGACTATGTTGATCATCCCTGGCAGCATGAAGCTGTGATTCAGCACGAACCTGCCGATTCTGGTGGTTCCCGCCGTATCAAAGGAGATGGCTGCAAGGCACTGGGCGGATACCGGCAAAAAGAAGTTGGCGTTAACAGCCATCCACGCGCCAACGATGATGTACGCCGGCAGATCAAGGCCAATGGCAATCGGGATCATAATTAATGTCGTAGCGCCTTGACTGGTCGTTAAAGCGGCAACGATAAACATGATTACAGCAAGCATCCAGGGCTGGCTGTTAACAACCGCAGCCACATGCTCTTGGATAAACTCCGTTTGTCCGCCGATAAAGGTGTTGCTCATCCAGGCCAATCCGAAAGCGCAAACCATGGCCAGCGCCCCGGCCCGGAAGATGGTGCCGTTAAGAATCGTTTCAATCGCCGGACGGCAGATGATAATAATCAGCGAAGCACAGACCAGCATAATAATTTCGATGGTATGCGCCATGGTTAACACAGTCGTTACGCCGTCTACGGTCCAGGATGGGCGCAGATCGGGGAACAGCCCCAGAATGACAATGGACAGAACCGCGAGCAGGAACAGCACTACTGAAGCTTTTGCCCCCTTCGGCGTCGCCTTTTTCTCCGGTTGCTCTTCCGGTGCGCTCTCAACCAAACCTTCAGCAAGTCTGCGCAGATACTCCGGATCTTCCGCCAGCTCCTTCCCTTTGCGCAGTGTAAGCAAAGCACTTACAATGACTCCCAGCAGGGTAGCCGGAATGGCGATGGACAAAATCGTACCAAGACCTACACCAAGCGGAGCCATCAGTCCAAGCATGGCAGCGGTCGCCGCCGACACCGGCGAACAGGTGATAGCCTGCTGGGATGCAATGATGCTGTTCGATATCGGCCGCTCCGGACGGATTCCGCTGTCAATGGCCAGCTTATTGATAATGGGCAGCAGACTGTAAACAACATGCCCTGTTCCCGACAGGAAAGTGAACAACCAGCAAATAACGGGAGCGACAATGGTGATATTCTTCGGTGATTTGTGCAGCAGTTTTTCCGCGACGTGAACAAGAAAGTTCAACCCGCTCGAAGACTGGAGTGCCGAGGCGGCCAGCACAACCCCCAGAATAATGAGCATAACATCGACGGGAGGGGATGCAGGCTGAACATGAAAGATAAATACGAAGATCGCAACGCCGACACCGCCGAGCAAGCCCATAAATACGTCGCCGACCCGGGCGCCAAAGAAAATGAGCAAAAAGATGATTAAGAGTTCTAACCAAAACATAAAAAAGTCCCCTTTTTTGTTTGTACTGAACACGCTTACAAATTGAAGGTAAAAGGAGGGGAGCCTCCCCATTGGCTGTTATACCAATGGGGTGCCGAAGCCGAATGCACCGTTGACCCGGCATATCTCCGCTGCAAACTCCGCTCCCTTGCTCATGCTGCTCTTGATCTTGCCAAGCATTTCGCTCTCCTGGCCAAATTCGATCCTGCCGTCCGAATTCCGGATCAGCTCCACGAGAAATGCAGTGATATAAGAATCTCCCGCTCCCATCGTATCCACCGCTTCGGTCGAAACTGCCGGATGGTAGATCCATTGATCGCCGAAAAGGGCATACGACCCGTTCTCCCCTACTGTTCCGACCACAATTTTAGATCCGAACCGCTGCGCCTTCCGCATTTCCCTCTCCCGTTCTTCTGCAGTCAAATGGCTGCATGATAGAAAGGAAATGTCCACATTCGGGCATACCTGCTCCAGATAGCCGTCATTCCAGCGGACCGAAAAGTCATACGAAATAGGGACGCCGCTCTCACGAAGTACGGTCAGGTCCTGTTCTATATAGCTGTTCAAGCTGGTGTGGATCACAGCAAATTGTTTGATGTAGTCCAGATCGCTTTTGGTGAATTGCCATGCATGTTCCTTGGCGATTCCGCCCTTGTTCGATCCCAGGAATACGCGGTCGCCGTCTTCCAGGGTGACACGCGCATAGCCGTTCCCCCCTTCATACTCGCGGCAGCAGCTGCGGTCAATCTTCAGCTCGTCAATCACCTGCCGGATATACCCGGCGACTTCATCGCTGCCGAATTTGCCCAGATACGCAGACTCCATGCCGCACATGGTAGCGTATACACTGAAGTTCAAGGCATTTCCACCAGGGTACATAATGCCCTGGTGGACGTACTTATCCACTACATTGTCGCCAATTCCGATTACCTTATACTGTTTCATAAGAATATCCCCTCTGAAGACTGCTGAAATAAGCAGAGATTAATATTCAACCTTCCACATGTATCTGCGGGTGGTAAGCGGATGTTCTCTTTCCACAGCCAAAGCTTGATTGTAAACAGGATACACGTTGTTAAACAAGGAGTGATTGAAGTAGTCGACGACCGAGCTGTCGATGGTAGACAAACCGAGATCCTTCGCGTCCAGCACTTCCACCCGCTTGGCGTACCGGTTAAGGAAGCTCAGCGCTCTCTCGTCAAGCGCCCGGGTACTGCCTTCCGATACCTGAATGACGAACGGAATTTCGGCGTCCGTAATTTCAAACGGTCCATGGAAGTATTCTCCGGAATGGATGCTCGCAGAGTTGATCCACTGCATTTCCATAAAGATACAGATGCTTTCCATGTAAGCTGCGCCATAACCCGCTCCGCTGGCCATGGTATAGATCACGGAATCGTCTTTGTGGTTCCGGGCAAATGTCAGGGCGCGGTTCGCCACATGCTTGCAGGCCTGCTTCACAATCCGGTCAATTCTCGATACACCGTCCAGGAATTTGTCGTAATTCCCGTACCCTTCCGTCTGTTTCAGAATTTCCACCGCAGTCATCAGCGCTTGAATCGTCTTCTCTCCGGCGATATCTTTATTTTCCCCAAAGGTATACTTGACCACGTAATCCGCATATTCCGTGATAGGAGAATCTTCAATCCAGGTAAGCGCAATAACCGGTACCCCTGCTTTTTTGCCCAGTTCTGCGGCTTTTACTGTTTCCGGCGTATTGCCTTTGTGGGAAGCTACAACCAGCACCGAATTTTCTCCGAACGCATTAGGCGTGTTGTGCACGAACTCATTGCTGTTGTAGAGGCCTACTTTAATATCCTTGGCTTCTTTTTCAAGAAACGTCTTGGCCGGATAAAATGCTCCGTAAGAACCTCCGCAAGCTGCATAGTAGACCTGCTTGATGCCGCCAGCCTCTTTTTTATCCGCTGTAATTTGCTCGATAATTTGTTTCATATCCATTCTGTCTCTCCCCTTGTATGATACATTTATTGGAATTCCATTCCGCGCCGGCTTTTGTATGGGAATGTCTTAAACAGAGATTAACACATTATAATACATGAATCAAGAGAAGGCTTTCATTTTTTAAAAATTTCTTGTTCAAGCCCTATTCCGGAACAGTTGCGACAATATTTGGAAGGTAAAGGGATGTAAACTGTTAACAAATAGTACATATTGTTATACTATAGAGATATGTATGTAGTACATTTCAATACATTTCACTTGGCGGATGTCAGATGTCAGACGATCCTGATCCCCAGTTAGGCCTTACCATATCCGGCCATAGTGCAAATTTTATAACCGATTTTCGAACCTGGAGGTATAAAACGAATGCTAGACCACTCCGAATCATCGCCGCTGTACAAGCAGCTGCAAGAAAAGATCTTAGACTCCATCCATGACGGTACACTGAAGCCGGGGGATAAACTCCCTACAGAGCTGGAATTAAGCGAAACGAATCAGGTAAGCCGCGTAACGGTCCGGGCTGCCCTGGATGCACTTACCTCTGAAGGCTACCTGGTGCGGATTCCGGGTAAAGGCACATTCATAACGAAAGACAAAATTCAAAAAAATGTTGCCGAGACGATCGGGTTCAGCGATACATGCAGGCTGCAGAACAAAACGCCCGGCGCCAAAGTCATCAAATGCGTCATTGAAGAAGCCACCGCAGCGGATCAGGAGCATCTGGGGCTGAACCCCGGAGACAAAGTGATTAATATTGAACGTATCCGCTATGCCGACAACGTCCCTATCTCGGTGGAGTATTCGCGTTTTCCCTCTTCCTATTCTTTTTTGCTGCAGGAGGATTTGAACGACAAGTCGCTGTATGAAATTTTGCGGAGCAAGTACAAGGTTACCTTCGGGCATTCCAGAAAATATATTGTCATGGAATATGCCTCCTTTGATGTGGCCGCCTATTTGAATATAGAGGAAGGTTATCCGCTGCTCAGCATCCGAAGCACGGTGTCCAGTCCGGACGGACAAAAAATCCACCGCTCCAAGCAGCTCATATTAGGGGATAAGTTCGAGTTGATTGTGTAATCCTGCATAACAAGCTGAAACGGGTACCGTCCTTATTAGGAGCCTATGCTTCCTAAGCAGCGATACAGAGTATCGCTTTCAGGTACCCGTTTCAGCGGGAAATAGAAGGATAGTTTATAGCGTGAAGCATAGAAATTCTTATCTTTGCACAAAATCACCCTTTCCAGGATCTCCACACTTTTTTTACATTGCATCATTTCCTAAGCAACAAAGAAAGTCTGCCGCCACCGCAAAAATAAACGCCCTTCCAATCAATGGTTAGGCGTTTATTATTGTGATGTATTGTAACCGTATAGTATAGATGAACGGACCCTATGTAAGTTAACCCTGCCTACTCGGCAATTCCAAAATCATGGAGCAATTTCCGGGTATCCAATGCGGGCAGGGCCAGCGGTTCGCGCAGCTTCGGCAGCTTGACCAGCAAATCCTCCTTGTTCGCATAGACATAAGGACTCTTCCAGCCCGATTCCAGGGTAATCAGCTCACTTGCCGCAGGCTTCATCGACGGATAATTCAGAATCCAGTCCCGCAGCTGATCCTTGCCGATATCCGTGCGGATATTGTCACCCAGAATATCGATGATATTCCCCCACCTGGCGATTCCGCTTACCGAATCCAGCTTATCCAGGATGAGGTTCAACACCTCCTGCTGCCGTTCGTTGCGCGAGATATCGGAGGACTCGGCGGTCCCGCGGTTGGATTTACGGTAGCGGACGAAATCCAGCACTTTCTTGCCGTTTAAGTGCTGCCGCCCTTTTGTCAAGTTAATGTTCGTGCCGTCCGCATTATCCACATACCGCATATCCATCGGCACATCGATATCCAGCCCGCCAAGCTCATCCACAATACTGCTGAACGCCTCGAAGTTGACCAGAATCATGTGATCGATATCCATCTGCAGAATATCGCCGTAGAACTCTCTGGTCTTGCTTAAATCCTCACCCTTGTTATGCGCGTAATAATAAGCGTAGTAGTAATTAGCTTTATGTGTCCCCATCTCACTGCTTGCGATCTTCATATCCCGGGGGATGGACAGGATGGACAGCTTCCTGCTCACAGGCTCATAGACCACCGGCATCAGCACATCCGTGTTCAGCGTTCCACCGCTGCCGCTTCTGTTGTCGACTCCGGCGAGCAGGAAGGTCAGCGGTTTGCTCTCCTCTTCTGCATCCACAGCCGCAGCGGCTGCAGAAGCTGTAGGTACGGGTGACGCCGGTCCGGCTGTCTCACCCGGGGCAGAGCCTGCCGCCGAAATCCGGTCAAGCGCCCGTTCCGCCTTGTAATAGAGCGTTCCGGCATAGACTGCGCCGGCGATCAGGCAAGTGCCGAGCACGGCCGACAGGGTGAGCAGTGTTTTTCGGGTACGGACTTTTCCGCGTTGGGCTTTCCTTCTCTTGCTTCGTTCCTCCATTCCTTTCCTCCTGCTTCATCTCATGAATGTTATAAGTTGTAAATGATTATAACATAGGCTTATCTTGATGCTCAAAAGTGGAGGAAACCGCAGCTGGTCATTCAAATGAATCAGCAGAGCCTGAGGCTAGAGATGTTTCCGGCATCCGCCAGACTGCAAAAGGTGTATAATAAGTAGAACTTCTAGAAAAAGGATGTCCTGACATGCTTCTTGCTGTGAACCGTACACTCAACCGGATGATGCCGCTGATCACTCCATTAAGCGTCTTGACCGGCGTGCTCTGCGGAAGTGCACTGTCCTCTTATACCTATCTGTCTCCCTGGCTGTTTGCGTTTATGACGTTTGCCGGAAGCATCAGCCTGGGATTTAAGGATTTTGTGAATGTACTCAAAAAGCCGTTGCCCCTGTTTGCCTGTCTGTTCATTCTGCACATTGCCATGCCGCTGGTTGCCTTAGGTATCGGGAATGTGCTGTATCACGCGGATGAATTCACGATTACGGGCCTTGTGCTGGCCGCAGTCATTCCAACGGGGGTAAGCAGCTTCATCTGGGTCAGCATTTACAAAGGCAATACCGCCCTCACCTTGTCCATCATTCTGATCGACACGCTGCTGGCTCCCTTTGTCGTCCCGGGCGTATTATCGCTGCTGATCGGAACCAGTGTGGAGCTGGACACGGGCGCCATGATGAGCAGTCTGTTCTGGATGATTGTCGTCCCTTCCCTGCTCGGCATGGTGCTTAACGAATGGACCAAAGGTGCGGTTGCTCCCGTCTGGAGTCCCAGACTGAACCCGTTCTCCAAGCTTTTCATGGCTGCAGTGATTATGATCAACGGCTCTGTCATTTCCCCGTATTTAGCTGGCATCAGCCTGCATCTGGTTGGCCTGGCCTTTGTCATTGTGCTCTTGGCTTCCACAGGCTATGCCCTGTGCTTCCTCACGGCGAGGGTATTACGCTGGAATGAAGCGGATGAAGTCGCCCTTATCTTCAATGGAGGCATGCGCAATATCAGCGCCGGCGCTGTCCTGGCGGTATCCTATTTCCCCGCTCCGGTGGCCGTTCCCGTCGTACTTGGCATGGTGTTCCAGCAGCTGCTGGCTTCACTTGCAGGCTTTCTGCTCAGCCACCGCGCCAAGGTCAGACACAC encodes the following:
- a CDS encoding sugar phosphate isomerase/epimerase family protein produces the protein MIQLNQVAAANFHYKRYSLDYFLDSAARLGFENIELWASGPHFHLDYYTPQDVQHLKRKIKDRGLKVICLTPEQSVYPISISHPDPVYRKKSVEFFCRHIEVAALMECDQMLVTTGLAYLDEDESEMWKWCRESLGEICKTAEKEGIILPVEAFTSYSTHVFNSAEHISRMIKEVGSPNLKGLADTDVMAVTGKDTIHDFIRELGGNLGYVHFVDGNPGGHLVPGEGRLPLEEALQALNDSGYKGYLGLELLDRRYVLDPEKAMRDSLAWFQKHLG
- a CDS encoding anaerobic C4-dicarboxylate transporter family protein gives rise to the protein MFWLELLIIFLLIFFGARVGDVFMGLLGGVGVAIFVFIFHVQPASPPVDVMLIILGVVLAASALQSSSGLNFLVHVAEKLLHKSPKNITIVAPVICWLFTFLSGTGHVVYSLLPIINKLAIDSGIRPERPISNSIIASQQAITCSPVSAATAAMLGLMAPLGVGLGTILSIAIPATLLGVIVSALLTLRKGKELAEDPEYLRRLAEGLVESAPEEQPEKKATPKGAKASVVLFLLAVLSIVILGLFPDLRPSWTVDGVTTVLTMAHTIEIIMLVCASLIIIICRPAIETILNGTIFRAGALAMVCAFGLAWMSNTFIGGQTEFIQEHVAAVVNSQPWMLAVIMFIVAALTTSQGATTLIMIPIAIGLDLPAYIIVGAWMAVNANFFLPVSAQCLAAISFDTAGTTRIGRFVLNHSFMLPGMINIVVSVVTATLIGNALI
- a CDS encoding fructoselysine 6-kinase, which translates into the protein MKQYKVIGIGDNVVDKYVHQGIMYPGGNALNFSVYATMCGMESAYLGKFGSDEVAGYIRQVIDELKIDRSCCREYEGGNGYARVTLEDGDRVFLGSNKGGIAKEHAWQFTKSDLDYIKQFAVIHTSLNSYIEQDLTVLRESGVPISYDFSVRWNDGYLEQVCPNVDISFLSCSHLTAEEREREMRKAQRFGSKIVVGTVGENGSYALFGDQWIYHPAVSTEAVDTMGAGDSYITAFLVELIRNSDGRIEFGQESEMLGKIKSSMSKGAEFAAEICRVNGAFGFGTPLV
- a CDS encoding SIS domain-containing protein, which produces MDMKQIIEQITADKKEAGGIKQVYYAACGGSYGAFYPAKTFLEKEAKDIKVGLYNSNEFVHNTPNAFGENSVLVVASHKGNTPETVKAAELGKKAGVPVIALTWIEDSPITEYADYVVKYTFGENKDIAGEKTIQALMTAVEILKQTEGYGNYDKFLDGVSRIDRIVKQACKHVANRALTFARNHKDDSVIYTMASGAGYGAAYMESICIFMEMQWINSASIHSGEYFHGPFEITDAEIPFVIQVSEGSTRALDERALSFLNRYAKRVEVLDAKDLGLSTIDSSVVDYFNHSLFNNVYPVYNQALAVEREHPLTTRRYMWKVEY
- a CDS encoding GntR family transcriptional regulator, translated to MLDHSESSPLYKQLQEKILDSIHDGTLKPGDKLPTELELSETNQVSRVTVRAALDALTSEGYLVRIPGKGTFITKDKIQKNVAETIGFSDTCRLQNKTPGAKVIKCVIEEATAADQEHLGLNPGDKVINIERIRYADNVPISVEYSRFPSSYSFLLQEDLNDKSLYEILRSKYKVTFGHSRKYIVMEYASFDVAAYLNIEEGYPLLSIRSTVSSPDGQKIHRSKQLILGDKFELIV
- a CDS encoding LCP family protein, with the translated sequence MEERSKRRKAQRGKVRTRKTLLTLSAVLGTCLIAGAVYAGTLYYKAERALDRISAAGSAPGETAGPASPVPTASAAAAAVDAEEESKPLTFLLAGVDNRSGSGGTLNTDVLMPVVYEPVSRKLSILSIPRDMKIASSEMGTHKANYYYAYYYAHNKGEDLSKTREFYGDILQMDIDHMILVNFEAFSSIVDELGGLDIDVPMDMRYVDNADGTNINLTKGRQHLNGKKVLDFVRYRKSNRGTAESSDISRNERQQEVLNLILDKLDSVSGIARWGNIIDILGDNIRTDIGKDQLRDWILNYPSMKPAASELITLESGWKSPYVYANKEDLLVKLPKLREPLALPALDTRKLLHDFGIAE
- a CDS encoding bile acid:sodium symporter family protein; amino-acid sequence: MLLAVNRTLNRMMPLITPLSVLTGVLCGSALSSYTYLSPWLFAFMTFAGSISLGFKDFVNVLKKPLPLFACLFILHIAMPLVALGIGNVLYHADEFTITGLVLAAVIPTGVSSFIWVSIYKGNTALTLSIILIDTLLAPFVVPGVLSLLIGTSVELDTGAMMSSLFWMIVVPSLLGMVLNEWTKGAVAPVWSPRLNPFSKLFMAAVIMINGSVISPYLAGISLHLVGLAFVIVLLASTGYALCFLTARVLRWNEADEVALIFNGGMRNISAGAVLAVSYFPAPVAVPVVLGMVFQQLLASLAGFLLSHRAKVRHTAEQTTAA